In [Chlorobium] sp. 445, the following are encoded in one genomic region:
- a CDS encoding glycosyl transferase family 1, which produces MKNLLIVTYYFPPSGGPGVQRVLKFVKYLREFDVRPVVLTVENGDFPVRDESQLCEVPSDVRVYRSKIFEPYRFYRKLTGKPEDAPVDVNNIPKPGEKRSVMEHISEFVRS; this is translated from the coding sequence GTGAAAAATCTGCTTATCGTTACATACTATTTTCCACCGTCGGGTGGACCGGGCGTACAGCGCGTTTTGAAGTTCGTTAAGTATCTACGCGAGTTTGATGTACGCCCGGTGGTGCTTACCGTCGAAAATGGGGATTTCCCTGTGCGTGATGAAAGCCAGCTCTGTGAAGTTCCGTCTGATGTGCGGGTCTATCGCTCCAAAATTTTTGAGCCGTACAGGTTTTATCGCAAACTTACTGGCAAACCAGAGGATGCTCCTGTTGATGTCAACAACATTCCCAAGCCCGGTGAAAAGCGCAGCGTCATGGAGCATATCTCCGAATTTGTGCGCAGCAA